One region of Pseudomonas alvandae genomic DNA includes:
- a CDS encoding ABC-three component system protein has product MSMITWVKKENKPNAVIFVHGLKGGQETWSFDDNVSFPSLLAADPQLIDRYDIGCFNYFTTFTSSYGVTKSLFARLFSSRKSIRTNLPITEIAQLLRTEFEVNLGDYEKVMVIAHSMGGLVSKACILGQLEETQSTAVKGFISLAVPHTGAKIANMASFISSNVQLSDLNVLSDAVYQFSRDWINTSTPPPTKYIYGAHDKFVDKKSALAIESLKKDSRAVDEDHTSICKPKSKEETVYKAVVKYILEFEAAYKAPLAVQDFKDNNQYDDHFFVLKMVIADVHEGITGNAKGYFFNAEEARKLFTSDHDKKLLSVLYGKVREIYRQEHEHHIANKTTPDQFVQRVHAKIMSEDGSYLKTLLAELDGVHKKGMIHQLANKEDIDVVWSANTCLEDVLAKKGPSQ; this is encoded by the coding sequence ATGAGCATGATCACATGGGTAAAAAAAGAGAACAAACCCAACGCGGTGATTTTCGTACACGGGCTAAAAGGAGGACAAGAAACCTGGTCTTTTGACGATAACGTCTCATTTCCAAGTCTTTTAGCGGCCGACCCACAGCTCATCGACCGTTACGATATCGGTTGTTTCAATTATTTCACCACATTCACCTCATCGTACGGTGTTACCAAAAGTCTATTTGCGCGTCTGTTTAGCTCAAGAAAGAGTATCAGAACAAATCTTCCGATCACTGAAATCGCTCAACTGCTACGTACAGAATTTGAAGTCAATCTCGGTGATTACGAGAAAGTCATGGTCATAGCACACAGCATGGGCGGCCTGGTATCTAAAGCATGCATCCTTGGCCAGCTGGAGGAAACCCAATCAACGGCTGTTAAGGGCTTCATTTCTCTGGCAGTCCCCCACACGGGGGCGAAAATCGCAAACATGGCGTCCTTTATATCCTCGAACGTCCAACTTAGTGACCTGAATGTTTTGAGTGACGCGGTCTACCAATTCAGCCGCGATTGGATTAATACGTCCACCCCACCCCCTACGAAATACATCTACGGTGCCCATGATAAATTTGTTGACAAAAAAAGCGCACTAGCAATTGAAAGTCTGAAAAAAGACTCTAGAGCGGTGGATGAAGATCACACCAGCATCTGCAAACCTAAAAGTAAAGAAGAAACAGTTTACAAGGCGGTAGTCAAGTATATCCTGGAATTTGAAGCGGCATACAAAGCTCCACTCGCGGTGCAGGACTTCAAAGACAACAATCAATATGATGATCATTTTTTTGTTCTTAAGATGGTTATAGCAGACGTTCATGAGGGCATTACAGGCAACGCAAAGGGATACTTCTTCAACGCGGAAGAAGCCAGAAAACTGTTTACCAGCGACCATGACAAAAAGCTGCTAAGCGTACTATACGGAAAAGTAAGAGAAATTTATCGTCAAGAACACGAACACCACATTGCGAATAAGACTACTCCAGATCAGTTTGTGCAAAGAGTTCATGCCAAAATAATGAGCGAAGATGGTTCATACCTGAAAACTTTGTTGGCTGAGCTAGATGGTGTTCACAAAAAAGGCATGATCCACCAACTTGCCAACAAAGAGGATATTGATGTTGTATGGTCAGCGAATACGTGCCTTGAGGATGTACTGGCGAAAAAAGGACCCTCACAATGA